Proteins encoded within one genomic window of Bradyrhizobium sp. CB1717:
- the dnaA gene encoding chromosomal replication initiator protein DnaA — protein sequence MNTSEQDRWSRVKNRLRSNVGEDVYTSWFARMDLEGVQEESVRLSVPTRFLKSWIQAHYAERVLSCWQAEMPEVHRIDLTVRSAVRPVAPPKEAPAPVEARRAPAPELRSTATAPVSANHDALGGSPLDPRLTFASFVVGRSNTLAHAAARQVAEGRRGDPVMFNPLYIHAGVGLGKTHLLQAVTWAGNSGNERKVLYLTAEKFMYGFVAALKTQTALAFKEALRGIDVLVIDDLQFLQGKSTQAEFCHTLNALIDAGRQVVIAADRPPSDLESLDDRVRSRLAGGLVVEMGSLGEELRHGILKSRVAAARTHHATFDVPEEVLHYLARTITHNGRDLEGAINRLLAHSKLNNQPVTLEMAEREVRDLVRPQEPKRIKIEDIQRVVARQYNVSRSDLLSSRRTANVVRPRQVAMYLAKTLTLRSLPEIGRRFGGRDHTTVLHAVRKIEALVSKDTALSEEVESLKRQLQE from the coding sequence ATGAACACATCGGAACAAGATCGCTGGTCACGCGTGAAGAATCGGCTGCGCTCGAACGTTGGCGAAGACGTCTATACGAGCTGGTTTGCGCGCATGGATCTCGAAGGCGTGCAGGAGGAAAGCGTGCGGCTCTCGGTGCCCACCCGCTTCCTGAAGAGCTGGATCCAGGCCCATTATGCCGAGCGCGTGCTGTCGTGCTGGCAGGCCGAGATGCCGGAAGTGCATCGCATCGACCTCACTGTCCGTTCCGCCGTGCGCCCGGTGGCGCCGCCGAAGGAAGCGCCCGCGCCGGTCGAGGCGCGCCGTGCGCCTGCGCCGGAGCTGCGTTCGACCGCGACCGCACCGGTCTCGGCCAATCATGATGCGCTCGGCGGCTCGCCGCTCGATCCGCGCCTGACCTTTGCGAGCTTCGTCGTCGGCCGCTCCAACACGCTGGCCCATGCGGCCGCGCGCCAGGTCGCCGAGGGACGCCGCGGCGACCCCGTGATGTTCAACCCGCTCTACATCCATGCCGGTGTCGGCCTCGGCAAGACGCATCTGCTTCAGGCCGTGACCTGGGCCGGCAATTCCGGCAACGAGCGCAAGGTGCTGTATCTCACGGCTGAGAAATTCATGTACGGCTTCGTCGCCGCGCTGAAGACGCAGACGGCGCTGGCCTTCAAGGAAGCGCTCCGCGGCATCGACGTGCTCGTGATCGACGATCTGCAGTTCCTGCAGGGCAAGTCGACGCAGGCCGAGTTCTGTCACACGCTGAACGCGCTGATCGATGCCGGCCGTCAGGTCGTGATCGCGGCCGACCGTCCGCCGTCCGATCTCGAGAGCCTGGATGACCGCGTCCGCTCGCGCCTTGCCGGCGGCCTCGTGGTCGAGATGGGCTCGCTCGGCGAAGAGCTGCGCCACGGCATCCTCAAGTCGCGCGTCGCCGCGGCCCGCACGCATCATGCGACTTTCGACGTGCCGGAGGAGGTGCTGCATTATCTGGCGCGCACGATCACCCATAACGGCCGCGACCTCGAAGGCGCGATCAACCGCCTGCTGGCGCATTCCAAGCTCAACAACCAGCCGGTGACGCTGGAGATGGCCGAGCGCGAGGTGCGCGACCTGGTCCGGCCGCAGGAGCCGAAGCGGATCAAGATCGAGGACATCCAGCGCGTGGTGGCCCGGCAGTACAATGTCAGCCGCTCCGACCTCCTGTCCTCGCGCCGCACCGCCAACGTGGTCCGCCCGCGCCAGGTGGCGATGTACCTCGCCAAGACGTTGACCCTGCGCTCGCTGCCCGAGATCGGCCGCCGCTTCGGCGGACGCGACCACACCACGGTGCTGCACGCCGTGCGCAAGATCGAGGCGCTGGTCTCCAAGGACACCGCGCTGTCGGAGGAAGTGGAGTCGCTGAAGCGCCAGCTTCAGGAATAA
- the dnaN gene encoding DNA polymerase III subunit beta has protein sequence MKVTVERAQLLKSLGHVHRVVERRNTIPILGNVLVRAENAKLSLKATDLDLEVTETLAAETATAGSTTVPAHMFYDIVRKLPDGSQIVLEADGDRAVLAIRAGRSRFTLQTLPENDFPDLAAGDMSHSFSLAAKDVKRLIDRTQFAISTEETRYYLNGIYLHAAGTAKAATLRGVATDGHRLAQLDLVQPKGAEGMPGVIVPRKTVGEVQRLIEDTDAEMTIELSQAKIRFTIGNVVLTSKLIDGTFPDYGRVIPQGNDKELVVDKKDFENAVDRVSTISSERGRAVKLSLSAGKLVLSVTNPDSGSATEELEVEYASDALDIGFNSRYLLDIAAQIEGDVATLRLADPGSPTLVQDRDDKSALYVLMPMRV, from the coding sequence ATGAAGGTTACGGTCGAACGCGCGCAACTTCTGAAATCACTGGGCCATGTCCACCGCGTGGTCGAGCGCCGCAACACGATCCCGATCCTCGGCAACGTGCTGGTGCGGGCCGAGAACGCCAAATTGTCGCTGAAGGCGACCGACCTCGATCTCGAGGTGACGGAAACGCTCGCGGCGGAAACCGCGACCGCCGGGTCCACCACCGTGCCGGCGCACATGTTCTACGACATCGTGCGCAAGCTGCCTGACGGCTCGCAGATCGTGCTGGAAGCCGACGGCGACCGCGCCGTGCTGGCGATCCGCGCCGGCCGCTCGCGCTTCACGCTGCAGACGCTGCCGGAGAATGATTTCCCGGATCTGGCCGCCGGCGACATGTCGCATTCGTTCTCGCTCGCCGCCAAGGACGTCAAGCGGCTGATCGACCGCACCCAGTTCGCGATCTCGACCGAAGAGACGCGCTACTACCTCAACGGCATCTATCTGCACGCCGCCGGCACCGCGAAGGCTGCGACCCTGCGCGGCGTTGCCACCGACGGCCACCGCCTCGCCCAGCTCGACCTGGTGCAGCCCAAGGGCGCCGAGGGCATGCCCGGCGTGATCGTGCCGCGCAAGACCGTCGGCGAAGTGCAGCGCCTGATCGAGGACACCGACGCCGAGATGACGATCGAGCTGTCGCAGGCCAAGATCCGCTTCACCATCGGCAACGTGGTGCTGACCTCGAAACTGATCGACGGCACCTTCCCCGACTATGGCCGCGTCATTCCGCAGGGCAACGACAAGGAGCTCGTCGTCGACAAGAAGGACTTTGAGAACGCAGTCGACCGCGTTTCCACCATCTCCAGCGAGCGCGGGCGCGCCGTCAAACTGTCGCTGTCGGCGGGCAAGCTGGTGCTGTCGGTGACCAACCCGGACTCGGGCAGCGCGACCGAAGAGCTCGAGGTCGAATACGCCTCCGACGCCCTCGATATCGGCTTCAACTCCCGCTACCTCCTCGACATCGCCGCCCAGATCGAAGGCGACGTCGCAACGCTCAGGCTCGCCGACCCCGGCTCGCCCACCCTGGTCCAGGACCGCGACGACAAGAGCGCGCTGTACGTGCTGATGCCGATGCGGGTGTGA
- a CDS encoding DUF559 domain-containing protein, with amino-acid sequence MPQEPSHRPIAKRLRQFAKNMRHEPTDAEAAMWRLLRDRRLSTFKFRRLVPFKHYILDFVCFEKRLVIEIDGGQHAELRHDAVRDAALASEGFAIARYWNNDVLQQPTSVLEDILAKLAGR; translated from the coding sequence GTGCCGCAGGAGCCATCCCATCGGCCAATCGCCAAGCGTCTCCGCCAATTCGCGAAGAACATGCGACACGAACCAACGGATGCGGAAGCCGCAATGTGGCGCTTGCTGAGGGATCGTCGGCTCTCCACATTCAAGTTTCGCCGACTGGTGCCGTTCAAGCACTACATTCTCGACTTTGTCTGTTTCGAGAAGCGCCTCGTGATCGAGATCGACGGCGGTCAGCACGCGGAATTGCGGCATGACGCAGTTCGGGATGCCGCACTTGCCTCCGAAGGTTTCGCCATCGCCCGCTATTGGAACAACGACGTACTACAGCAGCCCACCTCTGTATTGGAGGATATCCTTGCAAAGCTTGCCGGGCGGTAA
- the recF gene encoding DNA replication/repair protein RecF: MTPSRIHRLTLTHFRNYRAAGLETAADMVALVGPNGAGKTNCIEAISFLSPGRGLRRATLEDVADNQGDGSWAVSAQVEGALGLATLGTGIDAPRADSAVSRRCRIDREPVSSAASFGDHIRMVWLTPAMDGLFMGAASERRRFFDRLVLAIDNEHSSRINALERSLRSRNRLLETRNYDDHWCDAIERETAELAVAVAATRGQTAARLTGMLNTRAKQSAFPSAQIALDGWMENALLQETATSVEDRYRQILRDNRPRDAIAGRTTDGPHLTDLQVIYAPKSMPARDASTGEQKALLIGLVLAHATLVAEMTGIVPLLLLDEVVAHLDPSRRAALFDELRKLGAQVWLTGADPAAFAEIGAGGEVFDVESGRVSARR; encoded by the coding sequence ATGACCCCCTCCCGCATTCATCGCCTGACGCTGACGCATTTTCGCAATTACCGGGCGGCGGGGCTCGAGACGGCGGCTGACATGGTGGCGCTGGTCGGACCGAACGGGGCGGGCAAGACCAATTGCATCGAGGCGATCTCGTTCCTGTCGCCGGGCCGGGGCCTGCGGCGCGCCACGCTGGAAGACGTCGCCGACAACCAGGGCGACGGCTCCTGGGCGGTGTCGGCGCAGGTCGAGGGCGCGCTGGGGCTGGCGACGCTCGGCACCGGCATCGATGCGCCGCGAGCCGACAGCGCCGTCAGCCGGCGCTGCCGCATCGACCGCGAGCCGGTGAGTTCCGCCGCCAGCTTTGGCGACCACATCCGCATGGTGTGGCTGACGCCGGCGATGGACGGGCTGTTCATGGGCGCGGCCTCCGAGCGGCGGCGCTTCTTCGACCGCCTGGTGCTCGCCATCGACAACGAGCATTCCAGCCGCATCAACGCGCTCGAACGTTCCCTGCGCTCGCGCAACCGTCTGCTCGAGACGCGCAATTACGACGACCATTGGTGTGACGCGATCGAGCGCGAGACCGCCGAGCTCGCCGTCGCCGTCGCCGCAACACGCGGCCAGACCGCGGCGCGGCTGACCGGCATGCTCAACACACGCGCAAAGCAATCTGCGTTTCCATCGGCACAGATCGCGCTCGACGGCTGGATGGAGAACGCGCTGCTCCAGGAGACCGCGACCTCGGTCGAGGACCGCTATCGCCAGATCCTGCGCGACAACCGTCCACGCGATGCCATCGCCGGCCGCACCACCGACGGCCCGCATCTCACCGATCTGCAGGTGATCTACGCGCCGAAGAGCATGCCCGCGCGCGACGCATCCACGGGCGAGCAGAAGGCGCTGTTGATCGGCCTCGTGCTGGCGCACGCCACGCTGGTCGCCGAGATGACCGGCATCGTGCCGCTGCTGCTGCTCGACGAGGTCGTCGCCCATCTCGATCCCAGCAGGCGCGCCGCGCTGTTCGACGAGCTGCGCAAGCTCGGCGCGCAGGTCTGGCTGACCGGCGCGGACCCGGCCGCCTTCGCCGAGATTGGCGCCGGCGGCGAAGTGTTTGACGTCGAGAGCGGACGCGTATCGGCCCGGCGCTAA